The following proteins are co-located in the Flectobacillus major DSM 103 genome:
- a CDS encoding phytanoyl-CoA dioxygenase family protein, producing the protein MTTLTLPDLSTAYQVSTEQQKEYQKNGHILLRSIVLPNEMSAYRDVIVAAADQYNTEYRKIEERDTYGKAFLQIMNLWEVDENVRKFTLAKRFAHIAAQLMGVEKVRIYHDQALFKEPGGGHTPWHQDQYYWPVDTNNTITMWMPLVDISEEMGMLTFASGSQELGFMGNLQISDESDDVLGNMVKEKQYPIARASYMKAGDATFHAGWTLHNAPGNSSATMREVMTIIYIADGTYITPPQNRHQEADRLRWFQGLEVGSLAASAINPLID; encoded by the coding sequence ATGACTACTTTAACATTGCCAGACTTGTCGACAGCTTACCAAGTAAGTACCGAACAACAAAAAGAATACCAGAAAAATGGGCATATTCTTTTGCGAAGTATTGTTTTGCCCAACGAAATGTCCGCTTACCGAGATGTAATAGTAGCCGCCGCCGACCAATACAATACCGAATATCGTAAGATAGAAGAGCGAGATACCTACGGGAAGGCTTTTTTACAGATTATGAATTTATGGGAAGTAGATGAAAACGTTCGGAAATTTACTTTGGCCAAGCGTTTTGCTCATATTGCGGCACAATTGATGGGAGTAGAAAAAGTTAGAATTTACCATGACCAAGCTTTGTTCAAAGAGCCAGGAGGAGGACATACACCTTGGCATCAAGACCAGTACTATTGGCCTGTCGATACCAACAACACCATTACCATGTGGATGCCCTTAGTAGACATATCTGAAGAAATGGGTATGCTTACCTTTGCTTCGGGTTCACAGGAACTGGGCTTTATGGGCAATCTGCAAATATCCGATGAGTCGGACGATGTACTGGGGAATATGGTAAAAGAAAAGCAATACCCCATTGCACGAGCCAGCTACATGAAGGCAGGCGATGCTACTTTTCATGCAGGGTGGACCTTGCATAATGCCCCAGGGAATAGCTCGGCTACTATGCGCGAGGTAATGACTATCATTTATATAGCCGATGGTACTTACATCACCCCCCCACAAAATCGCCATCAAGAAGCCGACAGGCTTCGTTGGTTTCAGGGGCTAGAGGTGGGAAGCTTGGCGGCATCGGCCATTAATCCTTTAATAGATTAA
- a CDS encoding RDD family protein, translating into MSKIKIQTAQNVEVSFTPASIGDRIIAHLIDLVVFMGWGLAFLLVAITFEGNIFNNNIGAILFFVLGVLPVFFYDLICEVYMNGQSIGKRVRHIRVIKLDGTPPSLGAYLLRWLFRLVDTKFPFLGPLVALITIAANGKGQRLGDIAAGTTVIKVKESVSLEALRQEKMDEAYEVMIPEASLLSDSDIEVVRDVLRKVDESYNEQLLVQTALKLKAVMQIQSELDDRAFLEQVLSDHTFLMAYGDE; encoded by the coding sequence ATGAGTAAGATAAAAATTCAGACAGCTCAAAACGTAGAAGTGTCGTTTACACCTGCTAGTATTGGAGATAGAATAATCGCTCACTTAATTGATTTAGTAGTATTTATGGGTTGGGGGCTAGCGTTTTTGCTGGTCGCCATTACTTTTGAAGGAAATATTTTTAATAATAATATAGGAGCTATTCTCTTTTTTGTGTTGGGTGTATTGCCTGTATTTTTCTACGACCTTATTTGTGAAGTTTATATGAATGGGCAAAGTATTGGCAAAAGGGTAAGACATATCCGTGTTATCAAGCTCGACGGTACTCCGCCGTCGTTGGGGGCGTATCTGCTTCGATGGCTCTTTCGATTGGTTGATACCAAATTTCCGTTTTTGGGGCCATTGGTCGCTTTGATTACTATTGCAGCCAATGGCAAAGGTCAACGACTGGGCGATATAGCTGCAGGAACAACAGTTATAAAAGTCAAAGAAAGTGTGTCGTTAGAAGCTCTTCGCCAAGAAAAAATGGATGAAGCCTACGAAGTGATGATTCCCGAAGCAAGCTTATTGTCGGATAGCGACATCGAAGTAGTGCGTGATGTACTGAGAAAAGTAGACGAAAGCTATAACGAACAACTATTGGTACAAACGGCACTAAAGTTAAAAGCCGTCATGCAAATACAGTCGGAACTCGACGATAGGGCATTTTTAGAACAAGTACTTAGCGACCATACATTTTTGATGGCCTATGGCGATGAATAA
- a CDS encoding AAA family ATPase, translating into MMNLESRIDLSQLHNAVANIRAEISKIVVGQQHTIDLLLTAIFADGHVLLEGVPGVAKTLTAKLLAKTISVNFSRIQFTPDMMPSDVIGTAVFNPKISDFEFRQGPIFSNIILIDEINRSPAKTQAALFEVMEERQITTAGNQYTMAFPFLVMATQNPIEQEGTYRLPEAQLDRFMFKVVIGYPNLSEEIAILQGHHTRATAFIQSPANLINPILTAEELRELREKVRLVIVEEKTLEYIAKIIHETRHSKFLYLGASPRASVALLNASKAFAAIKGRDFVTPEDIQELVPSVLRHRIVLTPEKEMEGGTTEEIIKQIVQKIEVPR; encoded by the coding sequence ATCATGAACCTTGAATCCAGAATAGACCTTAGTCAATTACATAATGCAGTAGCCAATATCCGTGCCGAAATCAGCAAAATAGTGGTTGGCCAACAGCACACTATCGACTTATTACTGACGGCTATTTTTGCCGATGGTCATGTATTGCTGGAAGGTGTACCTGGCGTTGCCAAAACCCTTACAGCCAAGCTATTGGCCAAAACTATTTCGGTTAATTTTAGTCGTATTCAATTTACCCCCGACATGATGCCGTCGGATGTGATTGGTACAGCGGTGTTCAATCCCAAAATCAGTGATTTTGAGTTTAGACAAGGCCCTATTTTTTCTAATATTATCTTGATTGATGAAATCAACCGATCGCCTGCCAAAACACAAGCGGCATTGTTTGAGGTAATGGAAGAACGACAAATTACCACGGCTGGCAATCAATACACTATGGCATTTCCTTTTTTGGTAATGGCTACCCAAAACCCTATTGAACAAGAAGGAACATACCGCCTACCAGAAGCTCAGTTAGACAGATTTATGTTTAAGGTAGTGATTGGATACCCCAATTTGTCGGAGGAAATAGCCATTCTTCAGGGGCATCATACTCGTGCAACGGCTTTTATCCAAAGCCCCGCCAACCTCATCAATCCAATATTAACAGCAGAAGAATTACGAGAATTACGAGAAAAAGTACGTCTGGTAATTGTAGAAGAAAAAACCTTAGAGTATATCGCCAAGATTATTCATGAAACCCGACATTCCAAATTCTTATATTTGGGGGCATCGCCACGAGCATCGGTAGCCTTACTAAATGCCTCAAAGGCTTTTGCGGCTATTAAAGGTCGTGATTTTGTAACACCTGAAGATATTCAAGAATTGGTGCCTTCGGTATTACGCCATCGGATTGTACTTACCCCAGAAAAAGAAATGGAAGGTGGTACAACTGAAGAGATTATCAAACAAATCGTCCAAAAAATAGAAGTACCAAGATAA
- a CDS encoding DUF3089 domain-containing protein, protein MKIYYSLLIALFLSGCTKTPYRLTSHFSNDLVPPTPNYAEEKNWAALPHKSDPADLVPYKSSFVDLQKEAKVDVFFIHPTIFTSKPQNQYQWNADILDSTMNQAIDQSTILNQASVFNGSCSIYAPRYRQAHYHAFITQDLSDKERSLAIAYADVKAAFEYYLKHYNNGRPIVIASHSQGTVHAKKLLKEFFDRKELKQKLVAAYLVGIATQPDTFYEIPACKSGDETGCFVSWNTYARGYYPSWYNEGLNTAISTNPLTWRLDEDFASKEFSKGGVGLKFTFFPQAVDAQNHAGLLWINKPYVKGRALIHTKIWHRADYNLFYGNIRDNIAQRVKWYLKTRK, encoded by the coding sequence GTGAAGATATATTATAGCTTACTAATCGCCTTATTTTTGAGTGGCTGTACCAAAACTCCCTATCGATTGACGAGTCATTTTTCCAATGACCTTGTACCACCAACCCCCAATTATGCTGAAGAAAAAAATTGGGCAGCCTTGCCCCATAAAAGTGACCCAGCCGATTTGGTACCGTATAAATCTTCATTTGTGGATTTACAAAAGGAGGCCAAAGTGGATGTTTTCTTTATTCATCCAACCATTTTTACCAGCAAACCCCAAAATCAGTATCAATGGAATGCCGATATTTTGGATAGCACCATGAATCAGGCTATCGACCAATCTACGATTTTGAACCAAGCATCGGTATTCAATGGTTCTTGTAGTATATATGCTCCGAGGTATCGACAGGCTCATTATCATGCTTTTATTACGCAAGATTTGAGCGATAAAGAAAGGTCACTTGCAATAGCTTATGCCGATGTAAAAGCCGCTTTTGAGTATTATTTAAAGCATTATAACAATGGCAGGCCTATTGTAATTGCATCGCATAGCCAAGGAACAGTTCATGCTAAAAAATTATTGAAGGAGTTTTTTGATAGAAAAGAACTTAAACAAAAACTTGTGGCGGCTTATTTGGTTGGAATTGCTACTCAGCCCGATACCTTTTACGAAATTCCTGCCTGCAAAAGCGGTGATGAAACAGGATGTTTTGTATCTTGGAACACTTATGCTCGTGGCTATTACCCATCTTGGTACAATGAAGGGCTAAATACTGCTATTAGCACCAACCCCTTGACATGGAGGCTCGATGAAGATTTTGCTTCTAAAGAATTCAGCAAGGGGGGGGTGGGGTTAAAGTTTACTTTTTTCCCTCAGGCGGTAGATGCCCAAAATCATGCGGGACTTTTGTGGATTAATAAGCCTTATGTAAAAGGGCGAGCTTTGATTCATACAAAAATATGGCATAGAGCCGACTATAATTTGTTTTATGGCAATATTAGAGATAATATCGCACAACGAGTAAAATGGTATTTGAAGACAAGAAAATAA
- a CDS encoding AraC family transcriptional regulator: MKASLEQLDNTLNSSLLFRQFSLPYFDAPYHFHPEFELTLIQKSQGKRFVGTNIANFKEGDLVLLGPNLPHCWKNDGIGLEGTAQSVVVQFKENFLGDSFFQTPEMSAIQRLLKSAECGVVISGKTRDRIAKEIYFLLNVPPVQKILGLIDILNTIAISSDYSVIDAQAEKHQLASIDLERINKVYAYIIENYTQEVHLEMAAFLANMTETAFCRYFKKVTKKTFLDLVTEFRIKHACNLLTQTDKQVAEVCFESGFGNVSHFNKQFKSITGQSPLGYRKLFQKL, encoded by the coding sequence ATGAAAGCCTCTCTTGAGCAACTGGACAATACACTGAATAGCTCATTACTATTTCGACAATTTAGTCTACCATACTTTGATGCCCCCTATCATTTTCACCCCGAATTTGAGCTAACACTTATTCAGAAAAGCCAAGGAAAAAGGTTTGTAGGAACAAATATTGCTAATTTTAAGGAGGGTGATTTGGTACTATTGGGGCCTAACTTGCCCCACTGTTGGAAAAACGATGGTATTGGCTTGGAAGGTACTGCTCAGTCGGTTGTGGTTCAGTTTAAAGAAAATTTCTTAGGTGATAGCTTTTTCCAAACCCCCGAAATGTCGGCAATTCAGCGGCTACTAAAAAGTGCAGAATGTGGTGTGGTGATTTCTGGAAAAACCAGAGATAGAATTGCGAAAGAAATCTATTTTTTGTTGAATGTACCACCTGTACAAAAAATACTCGGACTAATAGATATTCTTAACACCATTGCTATTTCGTCGGACTATAGTGTTATTGATGCTCAGGCCGAAAAACACCAGCTTGCCAGTATCGACCTTGAACGTATCAATAAAGTATATGCTTATATTATCGAAAACTATACACAAGAAGTACATTTAGAAATGGCTGCTTTTTTGGCAAATATGACCGAAACCGCTTTTTGTAGATACTTCAAGAAAGTAACCAAAAAAACTTTTCTGGATTTAGTTACCGAATTTAGAATCAAACATGCCTGTAACCTACTTACTCAAACCGACAAACAAGTAGCCGAAGTTTGCTTTGAAAGTGGTTTTGGTAATGTTTCGCATTTCAACAAACAGTTCAAAAGCATAACAGGGCAAAGCCCCTTGGGCTACCGCAAGCTTTTCCAGAAACTCTAA
- a CDS encoding DUF4129 domain-containing protein translates to MKKLISRFLKNLGYILGFRLARILGLLLFITLYANIEATLGQIPNPDTSQQVAIKLPPSSKLAHLRLQKKYQYGIEQQLNDTWSNRLLGILIKWLSGLFGQTKTGIALKIIAYIFVAAVIVFVVLKLIGIEFSGIFGRKINAIEIPYETQGENIHAINFEDRIQEALLGQNYRLAVRLHYLQTLKALANQQMIDWRINKTNRSYVYELNSPILQKEFEYITTQFEYAWYGDFSINQESFNELQKQFIHFNRSITRTENISQKS, encoded by the coding sequence ATGAAGAAACTTATTAGTCGTTTTTTAAAGAATTTAGGCTATATCTTAGGTTTTCGATTAGCTCGAATCCTAGGTTTGCTTTTATTCATAACACTATATGCCAATATTGAGGCTACTTTGGGCCAAATACCTAATCCCGACACAAGCCAACAGGTAGCAATAAAGCTCCCGCCATCGAGCAAGTTGGCTCATTTACGTTTGCAAAAAAAGTATCAGTATGGCATAGAACAACAGCTAAACGATACTTGGAGCAACCGCCTATTGGGTATTTTGATAAAATGGCTTTCAGGTCTTTTTGGCCAAACAAAAACAGGGATAGCCCTCAAAATTATCGCCTATATCTTTGTGGCGGCGGTAATAGTTTTTGTAGTATTAAAATTAATTGGTATTGAGTTTTCGGGTATTTTTGGCCGAAAGATTAATGCAATTGAAATTCCTTACGAAACACAAGGCGAAAATATTCATGCTATCAATTTTGAAGACAGGATTCAAGAGGCATTATTGGGTCAAAATTACCGTTTGGCGGTACGATTACATTATTTGCAAACACTAAAGGCCCTTGCCAACCAACAAATGATTGATTGGCGAATCAATAAAACCAATAGAAGTTACGTTTATGAACTAAATTCGCCAATTTTACAAAAAGAATTTGAATATATCACTACCCAGTTTGAATATGCTTGGTATGGTGACTTTTCAATCAATCAAGAGTCTTTTAATGAGTTGCAAAAACAATTCATTCATTTCAATCGCAGTATAACACGTACCGAGAATATCTCTCAGAAATCGTGA
- a CDS encoding stage II sporulation protein M codes for MREALFKKQNLDKWQGFEHDIKNTDSDKLAETFIELTDDLSYAQTFYPNSATTSYLNGLTGRFFGKIYANKKEKISHFILFWKEEVPTLFYDSQKEMLVSFVILVVSAIIGAVSVAHDETFARLILGDSYIDMTLENIEKGDPLAIYGSQDPFFMFLMITSNNIKVAFMTFVAGILVSIGTGYLLITNGVMLGVFQYFCYQQGFLKVSLLTIWLHGTLEISSIVIAGCAGLVMGNSIVFPKTYSRLESFKAGAKQGLKIVVALVPLFIMAGFLESFITRMHLSTLASLAIIIPSFTFIVWYFVVFPIQLHQKTSTY; via the coding sequence ATGCGAGAGGCATTATTTAAAAAACAAAATCTTGATAAATGGCAGGGTTTTGAACATGATATAAAAAACACCGATTCGGATAAACTTGCTGAAACTTTTATTGAGCTAACCGACGACCTTTCGTATGCTCAAACATTTTACCCAAACTCGGCAACTACCTCCTATTTGAATGGACTGACGGGGCGATTCTTTGGGAAAATTTATGCCAATAAAAAGGAAAAAATCAGCCATTTTATTCTTTTTTGGAAAGAAGAAGTACCTACCCTTTTTTATGATTCTCAAAAAGAAATGCTGGTATCATTTGTCATTTTAGTTGTTTCGGCCATTATTGGGGCGGTATCGGTGGCACATGACGAAACCTTTGCCCGCCTGATTCTAGGCGATTCTTATATAGACATGACCCTCGAAAATATTGAAAAAGGCGACCCACTGGCCATATATGGTAGCCAAGACCCTTTTTTTATGTTTTTGATGATTACAAGTAATAATATCAAAGTAGCCTTTATGACATTTGTGGCAGGTATTCTGGTATCGATAGGTACGGGATATTTACTCATTACCAATGGCGTAATGTTGGGGGTATTTCAGTATTTTTGTTATCAACAAGGATTTTTGAAGGTTTCTTTGCTAACAATATGGCTACATGGTACTTTAGAGATTTCGTCTATTGTGATTGCAGGTTGTGCAGGTTTAGTGATGGGGAATAGCATTGTTTTTCCCAAAACCTATTCTCGGCTCGAATCGTTTAAAGCTGGAGCCAAACAAGGACTGAAAATTGTGGTAGCATTAGTGCCATTATTTATTATGGCAGGTTTTTTGGAAAGTTTTATAACCCGAATGCACCTATCCACTCTAGCCAGTTTAGCTATTATTATTCCTTCGTTCACCTTTATTGTTTGGTACTTTGTGGTGTTCCCAATACAATTACATCAAAAAACAAGTACCTATTAA
- a CDS encoding TonB-dependent receptor domain-containing protein has protein sequence MNKLFTAVRLSSIALFMLLSVVSFAQTKISGKVSDSVTKENLIGVSIAVKGKVIGTITDLKGNFSLTTNTPTPFTIVVSSVGYITQEVKITESRSDLDIKLEEQNIMGQEVVVAASRVEESVMKSPVSIEKMDLKAIQQTPSNNFYDGLANLKGVDMATQGLLFKSINMRGFGSTGNPRIVQMIDGMDNSAPGLNFAVDNIIGMPELDVENVEILPGAASALYGPNAINGLVLMNSKSPFLFQGLSANVKGGVMSANNRSNVTTPFTDLSVRFAKAFNNKIAFKVNFAYIRAKDWESTNYTNLNVGGNADPSRGLGTRTDYDGMNVYGDEIQANLKSLNAALPDVNVSRTGYLEKDLVDNNTKSLKFNGAIHYRLSEKVEAIAQLNYGEGTTLYTGTGRYSLRDFNITQAKLELRGDNFTLRGYTTQERSGSSYTAGLAAVGMLNEIKSNTAWFTEYAGAYTTARQAGASEDNAHLAARQYADRNMPAPGSAAFNTLLEKYRNATITNGGGAFADKSNMYHIEGLYNFKNEIKFVDLSVGANFRSYQLRSAGTLFSDLKDGRTGSIAINEYGAFVQASKNLLNDHLKLTGSLRYDKNQNFEGQYTPRFSAVLSPNQDHNIRLSYQTGFRIPTTQNQYIDLATPAGTLIGGLPEFDARYKLATGVTRDVLTDFSVDLAKNGANSKYITDAVKANAVTYATAAVTAQLPVIQQAVVAGVTAQVTAAVTAQVNAAVAAGQLPAANAPAAIQAGVQQQMASAPVQTLIQNTVRTTVTQKVTEVTTQVIPAYALAALPKYKSKPLVTEKIQSYELGYKGLIAKRLFVDASYYYSVYKNFIGGATIVVPTAALAPGLPIESGLGSGATRAGYSRPANSDEDITISGWAVGLNYSFDKGYSVGGNISNNKLNDFTPSTEVAYAGFNTPEYSIKFNVGKRITSGSKWGYNVAFRHQTSFTWESSFPTPTTTGVAFFTNTIVPAINNLDAQFSYKVSPIKSIIKVGGTNIFGNPYFQAYGSSYVGSTFYIGITFDELLNK, from the coding sequence ATGAACAAATTATTTACTGCTGTAAGGTTATCATCAATAGCCTTATTTATGCTGCTATCGGTAGTCAGCTTCGCACAAACTAAAATTTCGGGGAAAGTTTCTGATTCGGTTACCAAAGAGAACCTCATAGGTGTGAGTATTGCTGTAAAAGGCAAGGTGATAGGTACAATTACAGACCTAAAAGGGAATTTCTCGTTGACTACCAATACTCCTACTCCTTTTACCATTGTTGTTTCAAGCGTAGGTTATATCACACAGGAGGTTAAAATAACCGAAAGTCGCTCAGATTTAGACATTAAGCTTGAGGAACAAAATATTATGGGGCAAGAGGTGGTAGTGGCTGCTTCTAGGGTTGAAGAAAGCGTAATGAAATCGCCTGTGTCAATCGAAAAAATGGATTTGAAGGCTATCCAACAAACTCCTTCTAACAATTTTTATGATGGCTTGGCCAACTTAAAAGGGGTTGATATGGCTACACAAGGGCTTTTGTTCAAATCTATTAATATGCGTGGATTTGGCTCGACAGGTAACCCTCGTATTGTACAGATGATTGATGGAATGGACAACTCGGCTCCAGGACTCAACTTTGCCGTTGATAATATTATTGGTATGCCAGAGTTGGATGTTGAAAATGTTGAAATTTTGCCAGGGGCAGCCTCTGCTTTGTATGGCCCTAATGCTATCAATGGTTTAGTATTGATGAATAGCAAAAGCCCGTTTTTATTTCAAGGACTTAGTGCCAATGTTAAGGGTGGCGTAATGTCGGCCAATAATCGTAGCAACGTAACTACGCCTTTTACCGACTTATCGGTTCGTTTTGCTAAGGCGTTTAACAATAAAATAGCATTCAAAGTAAACTTTGCCTATATCAGAGCCAAAGACTGGGAATCTACCAACTATACCAACCTGAATGTAGGCGGCAACGCAGACCCTTCTCGTGGATTAGGTACAAGAACCGATTATGATGGTATGAACGTTTATGGCGACGAGATTCAGGCAAACCTTAAATCACTGAATGCAGCATTGCCCGATGTTAATGTAAGCCGTACAGGTTATTTGGAAAAAGATTTGGTAGACAATAATACCAAAAGCTTAAAGTTTAATGGGGCTATTCACTATCGCTTGTCTGAAAAGGTAGAAGCTATTGCTCAACTCAACTACGGTGAAGGTACAACCCTTTATACAGGAACAGGCCGCTATTCTCTTCGTGACTTTAACATTACACAAGCAAAGTTGGAATTAAGAGGCGATAATTTTACCCTTCGTGGCTATACAACTCAAGAGCGTTCGGGAAGTTCATATACGGCTGGATTGGCTGCTGTGGGTATGCTCAACGAAATTAAATCAAATACCGCTTGGTTTACCGAATATGCAGGTGCATATACAACAGCACGTCAGGCTGGAGCCTCTGAAGACAATGCTCATTTGGCTGCTCGCCAATATGCCGACAGAAATATGCCAGCTCCTGGTAGTGCAGCATTTAATACCCTTTTAGAGAAATACAGAAATGCTACTATTACAAATGGTGGTGGTGCTTTTGCCGATAAAAGTAATATGTACCACATAGAAGGTTTATATAACTTTAAAAATGAAATCAAATTTGTAGACTTATCTGTGGGAGCTAACTTCCGTTCATACCAACTTCGCTCGGCTGGTACGCTATTCTCTGACCTAAAAGATGGTAGAACTGGTAGTATCGCAATTAATGAGTATGGTGCTTTTGTACAGGCTTCTAAAAACCTCCTAAACGACCACTTAAAGCTAACAGGCTCGTTGAGATATGATAAAAACCAAAATTTTGAAGGCCAATATACTCCTCGTTTCTCGGCAGTACTTTCGCCTAATCAAGACCACAATATCCGTTTGTCGTACCAAACAGGCTTTAGAATTCCAACTACTCAAAACCAATATATCGACCTAGCTACACCAGCAGGAACATTAATTGGCGGATTACCAGAGTTTGATGCTCGTTACAAACTTGCAACAGGGGTAACTCGTGATGTACTCACAGATTTTTCTGTAGATTTGGCTAAAAACGGAGCTAATTCAAAATACATTACCGATGCTGTCAAAGCCAATGCCGTAACTTATGCAACAGCGGCTGTTACAGCACAATTACCTGTTATTCAACAAGCTGTAGTGGCTGGCGTTACAGCTCAAGTTACAGCTGCAGTAACTGCACAGGTAAACGCAGCAGTGGCTGCAGGCCAACTACCAGCAGCTAATGCTCCTGCGGCTATTCAGGCTGGTGTACAACAACAAATGGCATCAGCTCCTGTACAAACACTTATTCAAAATACGGTTAGAACAACCGTTACTCAAAAAGTTACTGAGGTTACCACACAAGTAATACCAGCTTATGCTTTGGCAGCTTTGCCAAAGTACAAATCTAAGCCATTGGTAACTGAAAAAATCCAGTCGTATGAACTTGGTTATAAAGGACTTATTGCTAAACGCCTTTTTGTAGATGCTTCTTACTATTATAGTGTTTACAAAAACTTTATTGGTGGTGCTACGATTGTTGTACCTACTGCGGCTTTAGCACCAGGCTTACCTATCGAGTCGGGATTGGGTAGTGGTGCTACTCGTGCTGGGTATTCAAGACCTGCCAATTCTGACGAAGACATCACTATTTCGGGGTGGGCCGTAGGGCTTAATTATTCATTCGACAAAGGGTATTCGGTTGGTGGAAATATTTCTAACAACAAATTGAATGACTTTACGCCATCTACTGAGGTAGCTTATGCAGGCTTTAATACACCTGAATACAGTATCAAGTTCAATGTTGGTAAGCGTATAACAAGTGGTAGCAAATGGGGATATAATGTAGCTTTCCGTCACCAAACATCGTTTACTTGGGAATCTAGCTTTCCTACACCAACTACTACAGGTGTAGCCTTTTTTACAAACACTATTGTACCTGCTATCAACAACTTGGATGCTCAGTTTAGCTATAAGGTATCTCCAATCAAATCGATTATCAAAGTTGGTGGAACCAATATCTTTGGCAACCCGTACTTCCAAGCTTATGGTAGCTCGTATGTAGGCTCTACTTTTTATATCGGTATTACTTTCGACGAATTACTTAATAAATAG
- a CDS encoding DUF4350 domain-containing protein, giving the protein MTQYRKYILLLVCTLLGFILVEIYRPKPTDWTTSYSNQDDIPYGTQVLYGLLPDVFPHQTITDTKFPVFAKRNTGYSLPSKSTYINIYRTFSLDSVNLAKLLGYVGQGNTAFVAAEDFGSLGDTLHVEVDYADSWKLKDSVSINFTNPLLKSSSNYPFQRASVDAYFASSKTTQWQTLGYNNWGYANFIKMAFGRGFFYLSTVPKAFSNYYVIQNSSSEYAFKALSYLPQQTIFWDEYIQMPSFGKGFRTIAKSQKNLGDDSYDTSPFRYIVSQPALRWAYYLSILGILLFMIFEAKRRQRVIPIIETPKDTSLAFIETVGLLYFNNKDHTSIAHKKIAHFWAFVRNKFYLTTHIIDDDFKNDLSNKSGVTRQAVDELIDYITTIQRQQPPISEKQLVHLNFLIETFYHDTNY; this is encoded by the coding sequence ATGACACAATACCGCAAATACATCTTATTATTGGTTTGTACCCTACTTGGGTTTATTCTTGTTGAAATTTATCGGCCAAAACCCACCGACTGGACTACCTCTTATTCTAACCAAGACGATATTCCTTATGGAACACAAGTTCTGTATGGCTTATTACCTGACGTTTTTCCTCATCAAACGATTACGGATACTAAATTCCCCGTATTTGCCAAAAGGAATACAGGATACTCGCTGCCCTCAAAAAGTACTTATATCAATATTTATAGAACCTTTTCTCTTGATTCTGTTAATCTTGCCAAACTGTTGGGCTATGTGGGGCAGGGCAATACGGCTTTTGTTGCAGCCGAAGATTTTGGTAGCCTTGGCGATACCCTTCATGTAGAAGTTGACTATGCCGACTCGTGGAAGCTCAAAGATTCTGTAAGCATCAATTTTACCAATCCTTTGCTCAAAAGTTCCTCGAATTATCCTTTTCAAAGAGCATCGGTAGATGCTTATTTTGCTTCTTCCAAAACAACACAATGGCAAACACTAGGCTATAATAATTGGGGATATGCCAATTTTATCAAAATGGCGTTTGGTCGGGGGTTTTTCTACCTGAGTACTGTTCCGAAGGCTTTTAGTAATTATTATGTTATCCAAAACTCTAGTAGTGAATATGCTTTTAAGGCTTTATCGTATTTGCCCCAACAAACTATTTTTTGGGATGAATATATTCAGATGCCTTCTTTTGGAAAAGGTTTTAGGACAATTGCTAAGTCACAAAAAAATCTTGGCGATGATAGCTACGATACCTCACCATTTAGGTATATTGTTAGTCAGCCAGCTTTGCGATGGGCTTATTATTTGAGTATTTTAGGAATTCTGTTATTTATGATTTTTGAAGCCAAACGCCGACAGCGAGTTATTCCTATTATCGAAACGCCCAAAGATACCTCTTTGGCTTTTATCGAAACGGTTGGCCTTTTGTATTTTAACAATAAAGACCATACTAGTATTGCTCACAAAAAAATAGCTCATTTTTGGGCTTTTGTGCGTAATAAATTCTACCTAACAACCCATATTATCGACGACGACTTTAAAAATGACCTTAGTAATAAGTCGGGGGTAACTCGTCAGGCTGTAGATGAATTGATAGATTATATCACAACGATACAGCGTCAGCAACCACCTATTTCAGAAAAACAACTTGTACATCTTAATTTCTTAATTGAAACTTTTTACCACGACACAAACTATTAA